AGAGACTACTCTTAGCATTCTTCCCGAAAAGTTCAGACTTAAGAATGTCCAGTTTGAGTTGGAAATCTTTAAAGAACGCAGAATCTATTATGAGAGAGCTTGGGAGAGAAGCTTAGCCCATCAAATAAATCCACTCCCAGAATTTGAAAAAGTTTGGAATGGAGTTCTGAAATTCTTGAAAGAACTAACGGAGAG
Above is a genomic segment from Thermococcus sp. M39 containing:
- a CDS encoding nucleotidyl transferase AbiEii/AbiGii toxin family protein; this encodes MHEKKLLHEYSDADRFSLVRLKSYSLEEIFVEKVRSLFQRTRPRDLYDVWKLKDTIELETTLSILPEKFRLKNVQFELEIFKERRIYYERAWERSLAHQINPLPEFEKVWNGVLKFLKELTESANL